In one window of Chthoniobacterales bacterium DNA:
- the rpsE gene encoding 30S ribosomal protein S5 yields MAQPHSGGGRRQERHTDKSSAARGDTTEKVVFINRCAKVVKGGRRFSFSALIVAGDHDGQVGVGFGKANEVAEAIRKASEAARKSMEKMSLHENTIPHETIGEFGGGRVLLRPASPGTGVIAGGGVRAVVEAVGIRDVLAKSLGSSNHSNVVKATIEALRALRRRDEILKTRGIRVNEQKETEQS; encoded by the coding sequence ATGGCACAACCACACAGCGGCGGCGGACGACGGCAGGAACGCCACACAGACAAAAGTTCAGCAGCGAGAGGGGACACGACCGAGAAGGTGGTCTTCATCAATCGTTGCGCGAAGGTCGTTAAAGGCGGCCGGCGTTTCAGCTTCAGCGCCCTTATCGTCGCGGGCGACCATGATGGCCAGGTGGGCGTCGGATTCGGAAAAGCGAACGAGGTCGCGGAGGCGATCCGGAAAGCTTCCGAAGCGGCCCGCAAATCGATGGAGAAAATGTCGCTCCACGAAAACACCATTCCGCACGAAACCATTGGCGAATTTGGTGGTGGGCGAGTGTTGCTGCGTCCGGCTTCCCCGGGAACGGGCGTGATCGCCGGCGGCGGAGTCCGCGCGGTGGTCGAGGCGGTGGGAATCCGCGACGTCCTCGCGAAGTCACTCGGCTCCAGCAATCACTCCAATGTGGTCAAGGCTACGATTGAAGCATTGCGCGCCCTGCGCCGGCGCGATGAAATTTTGAAGACCCGCGGGATCCGGGTGAACGAGCAAAAGGAGACTGAGCAATCATGA